One Roseiconus lacunae genomic region harbors:
- a CDS encoding sulfatase, which translates to MRLLRFFLLAVFSLGGMMPSAPAEANDKPNVLFVAVDDLNHWVTFMQRNPQAKTPNFDRLAKMGLAFTNAYCAVPACEPSRCALMGGRRPWVTGCYLNGDSWKQHQKAGEGLSAQFLKAGYHVAGAGKIYHSMAYHQSEWTEYMSKAGHSLNGPGVQKMDGYHNDKTHPELKDEDLIDWHTTDYCIEQLRRVDDKPFFIACGLYKPHLPFVVPRKYYDDFPLDSIQLPPHQDNDLDDVPPAGVRMANPKGDHAKFLKSGRWKAAIQSYLASCAYTDMNLGRLLDAYEKSPQRDNTILVLWTDHGWSLGEKEHWRKFALWEEPTRTPMIWVVPGLTQPGTRCEATVDHMNIYPTLCKLAGIDVPEHVSGYDMAPLLADPQAEWNYPAITTHGFNNHAVRTQNFRYIRYDNGDEELYASQEDPYEWANLAGDPQYSSVKTELAQWLPKDQAPARKRTKKK; encoded by the coding sequence ATGAGACTTCTACGATTCTTTTTACTGGCCGTATTTTCCCTCGGTGGCATGATGCCGTCCGCGCCCGCGGAAGCAAACGACAAGCCGAATGTGCTATTCGTCGCAGTCGACGACCTGAATCACTGGGTCACATTCATGCAGCGGAACCCCCAAGCAAAAACGCCCAACTTTGATCGGTTGGCAAAGATGGGACTCGCTTTCACCAACGCCTATTGCGCCGTACCGGCCTGTGAGCCTTCACGGTGTGCGCTGATGGGGGGACGTCGACCATGGGTGACCGGCTGCTACCTCAACGGCGACTCATGGAAACAACACCAAAAAGCTGGCGAAGGCCTGTCGGCTCAATTTTTAAAAGCGGGATACCACGTCGCCGGTGCGGGAAAAATTTATCACTCGATGGCGTACCATCAGTCGGAATGGACTGAGTACATGTCCAAAGCAGGGCATTCCCTAAACGGCCCGGGCGTTCAAAAAATGGATGGCTATCACAACGACAAAACGCACCCGGAACTGAAAGACGAAGACCTCATCGATTGGCACACGACCGACTACTGCATCGAACAACTCCGTCGCGTTGACGACAAGCCGTTCTTTATCGCGTGTGGCCTTTACAAACCACACCTGCCGTTCGTCGTGCCACGAAAATACTACGACGACTTTCCCCTTGATTCGATCCAGCTTCCACCTCATCAAGACAATGACCTCGACGACGTCCCGCCGGCTGGGGTCCGTATGGCAAACCCTAAGGGTGACCACGCGAAATTTTTAAAAAGCGGTCGCTGGAAAGCTGCCATTCAGTCCTACCTGGCGTCCTGCGCCTACACGGACATGAACCTCGGACGTCTTCTGGACGCGTATGAGAAGAGCCCACAACGGGACAACACAATTCTGGTCCTCTGGACCGATCACGGTTGGTCGCTCGGAGAAAAAGAACACTGGCGTAAGTTTGCACTGTGGGAAGAGCCTACCCGGACGCCAATGATCTGGGTGGTCCCCGGCTTGACGCAGCCCGGCACTCGCTGCGAAGCCACGGTCGATCACATGAACATTTACCCGACGCTCTGCAAACTCGCCGGCATTGATGTCCCCGAGCACGTCTCGGGTTATGACATGGCACCGCTGCTCGCCGACCCACAAGCCGAATGGAACTATCCGGCGATCACGACGCACGGATTCAACAACCATGCCGTGCGGACGCAAAACTTTCGGTATATCCGCTATGACAACGGTGACGAAGAATTATATGCGTCACAAGAGGACCCTTACGAATGGGCGAACCTCGCGGGTGACCCCCAGTATTCATCCGTGAAAACCGAGCTAGCACAATGGCTACCGAAAGACCAAGCTCCGGCGAGAAAGAGAACAAAGAAGAAATAG